A region of Coccinella septempunctata chromosome 5, icCocSept1.1, whole genome shotgun sequence DNA encodes the following proteins:
- the LOC123314022 gene encoding uncharacterized protein LOC123314022 — protein MSLFDFENKSLNRKIRDFNEKTIKKILSLEICQVNYKITKLEKANKRLQDELHHVSELEEYIRKTKISYNKIFFKIQKVNLNKIRCLSNESRNKAKIQDRWMMNLSNRELPENVKNLLSLGTKFSLPMTKNDVKIDELIADVENILLTVPERRKDTQRARVTNVITNFIHKNIEVNSPMTRWYHETKVFLKNNEDLIVLNSDKGAVTVIMDKAEYEDKIQTLLNSDDFKLLPRDPTQTIQTQCNKFITRLVEKNYITEQQAKSMKTYNSVAPRIYGNPKVHKPGNPIRPIISSINSPMTSLSRFMASILKAAYNTDNDFYIKDSFQFSDQINNYILPDNYKIVSFDVVNLFGSLEKNLIVGVLKNKWEDIKQHTSMDEDTFFEIMSFLLDKNYCTFRGKFYSQIVGCAMGSELSPIIAQYVMDDLVIQSLLKLRFIIPILKKICG, from the coding sequence ATGTCATTGTTTGATTTTGAGAACAAGTCATTAAATAGAAAAATCAgagatttcaatgaaaaaaccataaaaaagatCTTGAGTTTGGAAATTTGTCAGGTCAATTATAAGATAACTAAACTTGAAAAAGCAAACAAACGTTTACAGGATGAATTACATCATGTATCAGAACTTGAAGAGTACATACGTAAAACAAAGATATCTTAcaacaaaatattcttcaaGATCCAAAAAGTCAACTTAAATAAGATTAGATGTTTATCTAATGAAAGTAGAAACAAGGCGAAGATACAAGATAGGTGGATGATGAACTTGTCAAACAGGGAACTTcctgaaaatgtaaaaaatcttCTATCACTAGGCACAAAGTTCTCATTACCGATGACAAAAAATGATGTAAAAATAGATGAATTAATAGCAGACGTGGAAAATATTCTACTGACAGTaccagaaagaagaaaagaTACACAGAGAGCAAGAGTAACCAATGTGATTACAAATTTCATTCATAAGAACATTGAAGTAAACTCTCCCATGACTAGATGGTATCATGAGACGAAGGTATTTTTGAAGAATAATGAAGACCTTATAGTGCTCAATAGTGACAAGGGAGCAGTGACAGTAATTATGGACAAAGCAGAATACGAAGACAAAATACAAACACTCTTAAACTCAGATGATTTCAAACTATTGCCAAGGGACCCAACACAAACTATACAAACTCAGTGTAACAAGTTCATAACTAGGCTCGTGgagaaaaattatattacaGAGCAGCAggcgaaatcaatgaaaacttACAATTCGGTGGCTCCACGAATTTATGGAAATCCCAAAGTGCACAAGCCAGGTAATCCAATAAGACCTATAATTTCGAGTATTAATAGTCCAATGACATCTCTTTCACGGTTTATGGCGTCTATTTTAAAGGCAGCCTACAATACAGATAATGATTTTTACATAAAAGATAGTTTCCAGTTTTCAGATCAGATTAATAATTACATATTACCGGATAATTACAAAATAGTGTCTTTTGATGTGGTTAATCTGTTTGGatctttagaaaaaaatttgattgttGGTGTTCTGAAGAATAAATGGGAGGATATAAAGCAGCACACATCGATGGATGAAGATACTTTCTTTGAGATAATGTCCTTTCTCCTGGACAAAAACTATTGTACGTTCAGAGGGAAATTCTATTCTCAGATAGTCGGTTGTGCGATGGGATCGGAACTAAGTCCTATAATAGCACAATATGTGATGGACGATTTAGTGATTCAATCGTTATTGAAATTAAGGTTCATtattccaatattaaaaaaaatttgtggatga
- the LOC123314023 gene encoding uncharacterized protein LOC123314023 produces the protein MTYNAVSPKSYALPKIHKPQLAVRPIISSIGGPNTKISIFIRNILTASYNRTNPYYVRDSFEFSKTMNGLVIPDGYVMVSLDAVSLFTNITLEASKRSIIKHWEEIQPNCPMDQKHFLGLLDVVYQTTYCRFNDGFYKQQKGTPMGSEVSPILSQFVMDDLLDESIPRLTFTLLQVKKFLDDLFCLMPEDRIGEVVDVFDEFDINISFTTEVEVEGRLPFLDVLLVRENQTIITDWYTKPMASGRYLNYYSSHQLKHKLNLITGMKNRLYGICDRSKYEGSLQRLKTLLIQNSYPIRLINGIFYNSSPAVNDIINNTESSDVIVETDTQNYKYYKLPHYDQITSKIISLFKGINELRFVRRILNKLKRFVFTHLKDKEGPYNTTNVIYRIDCSTCEGAYIGQTGRRLNTRLEEHKRDTRLMRSTTGLARHTVDTGHIMNLNDVNILRKVNNHNKRLFLESAEINMCDNSVNINTDYSALSDIYCNILEMIRLRRTDNPNMTRNIEPG, from the coding sequence ATGACATATAACGCGGTGTCCCCAAAGTCTTATGCCCTACCCAAGATCCATAAACCACAGTTGGCAGTGAGACCAATCATATCTAGCATTGGTGGACCCAAtacaaaaatctcgattttcatAAGAAACATTTTAACAGCTAGTTATAACAGGACTAATCCATATTATGTTCGGGATTCATTTGAATTTAGTAAGACGATGAATGGGCTGGTGATCCCGGATGGATATGTGATGGTGAGCCTGGATGCAGTTTCTTTGTTCACTAATATCACCTTGGAAGCATCTAAGAGATCAATAATAAAACACTGGGAGGAAATACAACCAAACTGCCCTATGGATCAAAAACACTTCTTGGGGTTGCTGGATGTGGTTTACCAAACAACATACTGCAGATTTAATGATGGTTTCTACAAACAACAAAAAGGCACACCCATGGGTTCTGAGGTGTCTCCGATCCTTTCACAATTCGTGATGGATGACCTGTTGGATGAGAGTATCCCTAGATTAACATTTACTTTGCTACAGGTTAAAAAGTTCTTGGATGATTTATTTTGCCTGATGCCGGAGGACAGGATCGGAGAAGTGGTGGATGTGTTCGATGAATTTGacataaatatttcatttacaACTGAGGTAGAAGTAGAAGGCAGATTACCCTTCTTGGATGTGTTACTGGTGAGAGAAAATCAAACCATTATTACAGATTGGTATACCAAACCAATGGCGTCTGGCCGGTATCTCAACTATTACTCCAGTCATCAACTGAAACATAAGTTAAATCTCATCACAGGTATGAAGAATAGACTATATGGTATATGTGATAGATCCAAATATGAGGGCTCATTACAGAGACTTAAAACCCTATTAATACAGAACTCATACCCAATTAGGTTGATAAATGGAATATTTTATAACAGCTCACCAGCTGTTAATGACATAATAAATAACACAGAGAGTTCAGATGTGATAGTGGAGACAGATACACAGAATTATAAATATTACAAATTGCCACATTATGATCAAATAACGTCGAAGATCATATCATTGTTCAAAGGAATAAATGAGTTGAGATTCGTCAGGAGAATTCTTAATAAGTTGAAAAGATTTGTCTTTACACACCTAAAGGATAAAGAAGGACCATATAACACTACGAATGTTATCTATCGGATTGATTGTAGCACATGTGAAGGGGCATATATTGGCCAGACGGGTAGGAGACTTAACACGAGGTTAGAAGAACATAAAAGAGACACAAGACTAATGAGGTCAACCACAGGATTGGCGAGACATACAGTAGATACGGGCCATATCATGAATTTAAATGATGTCAATATTTTAAGAAAGGTGAACAACCATAATAAGAGGCTTTTCTTGGAATCTGCGGAAATTAATATGTGTGACAACAGTGTGAATATAAATACAGACTATAGTGCACTCAGTGACATCTACTGTAATATCTTGGAGATGATTAGATTGCGAAGAACGGATAACCCCAATATGACAAGAAACATCGAACCTGGCTGA